A region from the Triticum aestivum cultivar Chinese Spring chromosome 3D, IWGSC CS RefSeq v2.1, whole genome shotgun sequence genome encodes:
- the LOC123078960 gene encoding uncharacterized protein codes for MVREEDLDLVLVPLGLAVLAGYHLWLLHAILRHPTSTVVGLNALARKRWIAVMMANTEKNGVLAVQTLRNNIMASTVLATTAITLVSVISVFIGATAGRSPASPSSSSPLLVYGSKTGRVFAVKYLAISLCFMLAFVCNVQAIRLYAHASFLLGLPPGGGEDGAAEQFRAYVARTVNRGSHAWSLGLRAFYVSLALFMWTFGPIPMLACSVLMCALLYFLDTSADYAKGIQHMHGEGGGGARKDGAV; via the exons ATGGTTCGGGAGGAGGATCTTGATCTGGTGCTGGTGCCCCTGGGACTGGCGGTGCTGGCCGGCTACCACCTGtggctcctccacgccatcctgCGCCACCCGACCAGCACCGTCGTCGGCCTCAACGCCCTCGCCCGGAAGCGCTGGATCGCCGTCATGATGGCC AACACGGAGAAGAACGGGGTGCTGGCCGTGCAGACGCTGCGGAACAACATCATGGCGTCCACGGTGCTGGCCACGACGGCCATCACGCTCGTCTCCGTCATCAGCGTCTTCATCGGCGCCACGGCGGGCCGCTCCCCGGCGTCGCCCTCGTCGTCCTCGCCGCTGCTGGTGTACGGGAGCAAGACGGGGCGGGTGTTCGCGGTCAAGTACCTGGCCATCTCGCTCTGCTTCATGCTCGCCTTCGTGTGCAACGTGCAGGCCATCCGGCTGTACGCGCACGCCAGCTTCCTGCTGGGCCTGCCGCCGGGAGGAGGCGAGGACGGCGCGGCGGAGCAGTTCAGGGCGTACGTGGCGCGCACGGTGAACCGCGGCAGCCACGCTTGGTCGCTCGGCCTCCGCGCCTTCTACGTGTCCCTCGCGCTCTTCATGTGGACCTTCGGCCCCATCCCGATGCTCGCCTGCAGCGTCCTCATGTGCGCGCTgctctacttcctcgacacctccGCGGACTACGCCAAGGGGATACAGCACATGCACGGCGAAGGCGGAGGGGGCGCACGCAAAGATGGCGCCGTGTGA
- the LOC123078959 gene encoding origin of replication complex subunit 4, with product MAAAPVASQAQAVLRGRLCDPAFVHSRLRSSPDTNYSKLKYLVSSSVSEACNNSVLLLGPRGCGKGAVLDMVLEDLKEEHPDAISVIRLNGMLHSDDNCATKEIARQLCLEHQLSFSKMASSDDNTEFMIDMLRECGLAHKTVIFVLEEFDLFAQGKQRLLYSLLDAMQSLTSQAVVIGLSCRLDADQLLEKRVRSRFSHRKLLFVPSSLDDIQRLMEHLLMLDKDSSLPTNYVTEYNSRLTSIFSNKKFKGVLDSLTDTDATTSNILRFLFRVVSYMDMESGFLSMECFTDALSSMQRQPKMDSLQDLSILELYILVCMNRLEDKEQKSYNFNTIMKEYKSIQDAYKTSDKYATTVCFRAFEHLLDRELITFADTKGRNVALEYRPVKLLISSRELAQSLKLNTTCPAVLQKLLDRERYM from the exons ATGGCGGCGGCGCCCGTGGCGAGTCAAGCGCAGGCAGTGCTGCGCGGCCGGCTCTGCGACCCGGCCTTCGTCCACTCCCGTCTCAGATCCTCGCCCGACACCAACTACAG CAAGCTGAAGTACCTCGTGTCCAGCTCCGTCTCCGAGGCCTGCAacaactccgtcctcctcctcggaCCCCGCGGCTGCGGTAAAGGAGCG GTCCTCGACATGGTTCTGGAGGACCTGAAGGAGGAACATCCTGATGCCATATCTGTG ATCAGGCTGAATGGCATGTTACATAGTGATGACAACTGCGCTACAAAG GAAATTGCCAGGCAGCTGTGTCTGGAGCATCAATTGTCATTTTCCAAAATG GCTTCTTCGGATGACAACACTGAATTCATGATTGACATGTTACG AGAGTGTGGACTAGCTCACAAGACAGTAATTTTTGTCCTGGAAGAGTTTGACCTCTTTGCTCAG GGGAAGCAGCGGTTACTTTATAGCTTACTTGATGCAATGCAATCTCTTACATCACAAGCTGTCGTCATTGGTTTGAGTTGTCGATTG GACGCAGATCAACTGCTAGAAAAAAGAGTTCGATCTCGCTTCTCTCACAGGAAGCTTCTTTTTGTTCCTTCTTCATTAGATGATATACAGAG GTTAATGGAACATTTGCTAATGCTAGATAAAGACTCGAGCTTACCAACAAACTATGTTACGGAGTACAATTCAAGGCTTACT AGCATTTTCAGCAATAAAAAGTTTAAAGGAGTTCTCGACTCTCTCACGGATACTGACGCAACAACCAGCAACATCCTGAGATTTCT CTTCAGAGTGGTGTCATATATGGACATGGAATCTGGATTTCTGTCAATGGAATGCTTTACGGATGCGCTTTCCTCCATGCAGAGGCAACCCAAGATGGACAGTTTGCAAG ATCTGTCGATTTTGGAACTGTACATACTTGTATGCATGAACAGACTAGAAGATAAGGAGCAAAAGTCGTACAACTTCAACACGATAATGAAAG AATACAAATCCATACAAGATGCCTACAAAACTTCTGACAAGTATGCAACCACTGTTTGCTTCAGG GCTTTTGAACATCTTTTGGATCGCGAGTTGATTACCTTCGCTGACACCAAAGGGAGAAATGTGGCACTCGAATATCGGCCCGTCAAACTTCTGATATCTTCTCGCGAGCTCGCACAATCCCTCAAGTTGAACACTACCTGCCCC GCTGTACTGCAAAAGCTGCTTGACCGTGAAAGATATATGTAG